The following coding sequences lie in one Flavobacterium cyclinae genomic window:
- a CDS encoding G-D-S-L family lipolytic protein, with the protein MKNKFIYLAIIAAGFASCEPEFENEVSANYTSGDADFTTYVAVGNSLTAGYMDGTVSRGSQTNSFPNLLAQQFALVGGGEFTQPSYADDVNNLGGLLLGGFPIASTRLVIDASEGRPENIAGSSTIEVSNLQATAYNNMGVPGAKSFHLIAQGYGNIAGVALGQANPYFVRHATSPTTTVLGDAMSKNPTFFTNWIGANDVLSYATNGGAQSDGVTPANDHNVTGNTNPATYGANDITNSNVFASVYSTIITTLTSNGAKGVVCTIPSVTSIPYFTTVPYAPVSDAALNANPQAALLVQLYQFLAVATNGRIAPLNLTDGVSNPVLINDADLTDLSAQITFYANNSGDPLLIANASTLGALYGKARQTTSADLIVLPASSVIGTTSANPTPFNIQGVTQPLANKWILTSNEKNKVANATAAYNATIVSIANSNDLAVADMNAIMNQLVTGLRIEDGTVYTANYFSSATASSVLFSLDGVHPNAKGYGVIANEIIKVINNHYNANIPYVYAPSLPGATILQTN; encoded by the coding sequence ATGAAAAATAAATTTATATATTTAGCTATTATAGCAGCTGGTTTTGCTTCATGTGAACCAGAATTTGAAAACGAAGTAAGTGCAAACTATACTTCTGGAGATGCTGATTTTACAACTTATGTAGCTGTTGGAAATTCATTAACTGCGGGTTATATGGATGGTACGGTTTCAAGAGGAAGTCAAACCAATTCTTTTCCTAATTTATTAGCGCAACAGTTTGCTTTAGTTGGAGGTGGTGAATTTACACAGCCTTCTTACGCAGATGACGTTAATAATTTAGGAGGATTGTTATTAGGTGGTTTCCCAATTGCAAGTACAAGATTGGTAATTGACGCATCAGAAGGTCGACCTGAAAATATTGCGGGTTCTTCGACAATTGAAGTTTCTAATTTACAAGCTACAGCTTATAATAACATGGGAGTGCCTGGCGCAAAATCTTTTCACTTAATAGCGCAAGGTTATGGAAATATTGCAGGTGTTGCTTTAGGACAAGCAAATCCATACTTTGTTAGACATGCTACTTCACCTACCACTACTGTATTAGGAGATGCTATGTCTAAGAATCCAACATTTTTTACCAACTGGATTGGTGCAAATGATGTATTGTCATATGCTACAAATGGTGGTGCTCAATCTGATGGTGTAACGCCAGCGAATGATCACAATGTAACTGGTAATACTAATCCTGCTACTTATGGAGCAAACGATATTACAAATTCAAATGTGTTTGCAAGTGTTTATTCAACGATTATTACAACATTAACATCAAATGGTGCAAAAGGAGTGGTATGTACAATTCCAAGTGTAACCTCTATTCCTTATTTTACAACTGTTCCATATGCGCCTGTTTCGGATGCGGCTTTAAATGCAAATCCACAAGCAGCATTATTAGTTCAATTATATCAATTTTTAGCAGTTGCTACTAATGGAAGAATTGCACCGTTAAACTTAACAGATGGAGTTTCTAATCCCGTATTAATCAATGATGCAGATTTGACAGATTTAAGCGCACAAATAACATTTTATGCAAATAATTCTGGAGATCCATTATTAATTGCAAATGCTTCAACTTTAGGGGCTTTATACGGTAAAGCTAGACAAACAACATCTGCTGATTTAATTGTTTTACCTGCTTCGTCTGTAATAGGTACTACTTCGGCTAATCCGACTCCATTTAATATCCAAGGAGTTACACAGCCATTAGCAAACAAATGGATTTTGACGTCAAATGAAAAAAACAAAGTAGCTAATGCTACAGCGGCTTACAACGCAACAATTGTTTCAATTGCAAATTCTAATGATCTTGCTGTTGCAGATATGAATGCTATTATGAATCAATTGGTGACTGGTTTAAGAATTGAAGATGGAACTGTTTATACGGCAAATTATTTTTCTTCAGCTACTGCAAGTTCAGTATTATTTTCTTTAGATGGTGTGCATCCAAATGCAAAAGGCTATGGGGTGATTGCAAATGAAATAATTAAAGTGATTAATAATCATTATAATGCAAATATACCTTATGTATACGCTCCAAGCCTACCAGGTGCGACAATTTTACAGACTAATTAA